A genomic segment from Sulfuritalea hydrogenivorans sk43H encodes:
- a CDS encoding sulfurtransferase TusA family protein codes for MGLFGTKKKVEEVASGGEAVLADGTKIGIARRVDCLGVSCPRPQLMTKKAINEVAVGDIIEVLADNPSSVEALPPLCDELDATHLETVKASHCWHIYIRKD; via the coding sequence ATGGGACTGTTCGGAACGAAGAAGAAGGTCGAAGAAGTCGCTTCCGGCGGCGAGGCAGTGCTCGCGGATGGCACGAAAATCGGCATCGCCCGCCGCGTTGATTGCCTGGGTGTCTCCTGCCCGCGCCCGCAGTTGATGACCAAGAAAGCCATCAACGAGGTCGCTGTCGGCGACATCATCGAGGTGCTGGCCGACAACCCGTCCTCGGTCGAAGCGCTGCCGCCCTTGTGCGACGAACTCGATGCCACGCATCTGGAAACCGTCAAGGCCTCCCACTGCTGGCATATCTACATCCGCAAGGACTGA